One Aliiroseovarius sediminilitoris DNA window includes the following coding sequences:
- a CDS encoding extensin-like domain-containing protein gives MITGCIRQWLLHRTATGIVLGCGLSLSAVASAPDTSSRPEPRPKTVTVTTISSSGTASSLNTGRPQARPNELGAPVAFAAMLPTAFAVRTSLRPQLRPKGFTRKIAASTPKPVNADRRGRICGVNDIKGQAISAIPGKIRGCGVSDPVRVTEVSGVKLSQPAVMDCTTAKALNTWVREGVFPAVGRLGGGPKSLRVVAHYACRTRNNQPGAKVSEHGRGRAIDIAGVTLKNGAAISVLKEWRDPRKGKVLKKMHAAACGPFGTVLGPNSDRFHKDHLHLDTARYRSGSYCR, from the coding sequence ATGATCACAGGATGTATCAGGCAATGGCTTTTGCACAGAACTGCGACTGGTATCGTGCTGGGTTGCGGTCTTAGCCTGTCGGCAGTCGCATCTGCGCCTGATACATCATCGCGGCCTGAGCCGCGACCAAAGACCGTCACCGTGACGACCATCAGTTCCTCTGGCACAGCGTCGTCTTTGAACACAGGGCGACCACAGGCCCGCCCCAATGAACTGGGGGCACCGGTCGCTTTTGCGGCGATGCTGCCGACAGCGTTTGCGGTGCGCACCTCGTTGCGTCCTCAGTTGCGACCAAAGGGGTTTACCCGGAAGATCGCAGCGTCTACGCCCAAGCCGGTAAATGCAGATCGTCGAGGTCGCATCTGCGGTGTGAACGACATCAAGGGGCAGGCGATTTCAGCCATCCCCGGCAAGATCCGCGGCTGCGGTGTGTCAGACCCGGTGCGTGTGACAGAGGTGTCAGGCGTGAAGCTCAGCCAACCTGCGGTGATGGATTGCACCACCGCGAAAGCCTTGAATACATGGGTGCGCGAGGGGGTGTTTCCGGCGGTGGGCCGCCTTGGCGGCGGACCCAAATCTTTGCGTGTCGTGGCACATTATGCTTGTCGCACGCGCAACAACCAGCCGGGCGCAAAGGTCAGCGAACATGGGCGCGGCCGGGCCATCGACATCGCGGGGGTAACGCTCAAGAACGGTGCGGCGATTTCGGTTTTGAAAGAGTGGCGCGATCCGCGTAAGGGCAAGGTCTTGAAGAAAATGCACGCAGCTGCCTGCGGACCGTTTGGCACAGTGCTTGGCCCCAATTCGGACCGGTTCCACAAGGATCACCTGCATCTGGATACAGCGCGGTATCGCAGCGGGTCTTACTGTCGGTGA
- the serS gene encoding serine--tRNA ligase — MHDIRLIRDTPEAFDAGMARRGLSPMSGEILAIDEARRASILAAETAQADANRAAKAVGAAKASGDEAEFERLRALVADKKSEIARLNDEAKALDAKLTDLLMGLPNIPGNDIPDGADENDNVEINRWGTPAEFDFKPLEHYELPAVKTGMDFETAAKLSGSRFMVLSGAVARLHRALAQFMLDVHTEENGLTETWTPVLVKEDMMYGTGQLPKFGEDSYQTTNGWWLVPTAEVTLTNIVNGVTINDSYLPRRYVAHTQCFRSEAGSAGRDTAGMLRQHQFEKVEMVSITRPEDSHAEHQRMTRCAEDILERLGLPYRTVVLCTGDLGFGMKRTHDIEVWLPGQNQYREISSVSLAGDFQARRMNARYKPADGGKPQFVHTLNGSGLAVGRALIAVLENGQQQDGSVNIPSALHPYLRGKTRITTDGDLA, encoded by the coding sequence ATGCATGATATTCGTCTGATCCGCGACACCCCCGAAGCCTTCGACGCCGGAATGGCCCGTCGCGGCCTGTCGCCCATGTCGGGTGAAATTCTGGCAATTGACGAAGCCCGGCGTGCCTCGATCCTTGCCGCCGAAACCGCGCAGGCCGATGCCAACAGGGCCGCGAAGGCTGTCGGTGCCGCGAAAGCCTCGGGCGACGAGGCGGAATTTGAACGCCTGCGCGCGCTGGTGGCGGACAAGAAGTCCGAAATTGCCAGATTGAACGATGAGGCCAAGGCGTTGGACGCCAAGCTGACCGATCTTCTGATGGGCCTGCCCAACATTCCGGGCAACGACATCCCCGACGGGGCCGATGAAAACGACAACGTCGAGATCAACCGCTGGGGCACGCCCGCAGAATTCGATTTCAAGCCATTGGAGCATTACGAGCTTCCAGCCGTCAAAACCGGCATGGATTTCGAAACCGCTGCAAAACTGTCTGGTTCGCGCTTCATGGTGCTTTCAGGTGCCGTCGCCCGCCTGCATCGGGCGCTGGCGCAATTCATGCTGGACGTGCACACCGAAGAAAACGGCCTGACCGAAACCTGGACCCCGGTTCTGGTCAAGGAAGATATGATGTATGGCACCGGGCAACTGCCCAAGTTCGGCGAAGACAGCTATCAAACCACAAATGGCTGGTGGCTGGTGCCGACCGCCGAGGTTACGCTGACCAATATCGTCAATGGCGTGACCATCAACGACAGCTACCTGCCCCGCCGCTATGTCGCCCATACCCAGTGTTTCCGGTCCGAAGCCGGGTCGGCTGGCCGTGACACGGCGGGCATGCTGCGTCAGCATCAGTTCGAGAAGGTTGAAATGGTGTCGATCACCAGACCTGAAGATTCGCATGCCGAACACCAGCGTATGACCCGCTGTGCCGAAGATATTCTGGAACGCCTTGGCCTGCCCTACCGCACCGTGGTGCTGTGCACCGGAGATTTGGGTTTTGGCATGAAACGCACCCATGACATCGAGGTCTGGCTGCCCGGCCAGAATCAGTATCGCGAGATCAGCTCGGTCTCGCTGGCGGGTGACTTCCAGGCCCGCCGCATGAACGCGCGCTACAAACCCGCAGATGGAGGTAAACCGCAGTTCGTCCATACGTTGAACGGGTCAGGCCTTGCCGTAGGCCGCGCGCTGATCGCAGTGTTGGAAAACGGTCAGCAGCAGGATGGATCGGTCAACATTCCCAGCGCATTGCACCCTTACCTGCGCGGAAAAACCCGGATCACCACAGATGGCGACCTGGCCTGA
- the yajC gene encoding preprotein translocase subunit YajC → MFATPAFAQAAGAPAGGLLNSILVPMLLVFAIMYFFMIRPQQKKMKEHQAMLGALRKGDQVITQGGLIGKVLRVKDDSEVEVEIATGVKVRVVRSTIVKVIGKTEPVES, encoded by the coding sequence ATGTTTGCCACTCCTGCTTTTGCACAGGCCGCGGGCGCGCCCGCCGGTGGGCTTTTGAATTCGATTCTGGTTCCGATGTTGCTGGTATTTGCGATCATGTATTTCTTCATGATCCGTCCACAGCAAAAGAAAATGAAAGAGCATCAGGCGATGCTGGGCGCGCTGCGCAAAGGGGATCAAGTGATCACTCAGGGTGGTCTGATCGGTAAAGTTCTCAGGGTCAAGGACGATTCCGAGGTCGAGGTCGAGATCGCAACAGGTGTCAAAGTGCGCGTGGTGCGATCGACAATCGTCAAGGTGATCGGAAAAACCGAACCGGTCGAAAGCTGA